One genomic region from uncultured Cohaesibacter sp. encodes:
- a CDS encoding IclR family transcriptional regulator — protein MSNNEKEKNSRGGIQVIARAADILRALKTSQSGMSLGQIAQRVDLPRSTVQRIVNALQQESFIITDSQGGGLRLGPELNALAEATRYNIVEYCRLLLTELTQSTGETSDLSVFRRDAMIFLDQVPGTHRLRTVSAVGEAFPLSSTANGRACLSLMEEYKAQQLVQNEWDRWGVKGDMDAVLADLRKIRAVGMAFDEDHHTPGISAIGFAFKDWFGDLHAISVPVPSSRYADKKEEIEEALKKTAAHVKKRMTRRSS, from the coding sequence GAAAAGAATTCACGTGGCGGAATTCAGGTCATAGCAAGAGCGGCGGACATTCTCCGAGCCCTTAAAACAAGTCAGTCAGGCATGAGCCTTGGGCAAATTGCCCAGCGTGTCGACTTGCCTCGCTCCACGGTACAGCGCATTGTGAATGCCTTGCAGCAAGAGAGTTTCATCATAACGGATTCCCAAGGCGGCGGCTTGCGCCTCGGGCCGGAACTCAACGCACTGGCAGAAGCAACCCGCTACAATATCGTTGAATATTGTCGCCTGCTGCTCACCGAGCTCACCCAGTCCACCGGCGAAACATCTGATCTGTCAGTCTTTCGGCGAGACGCCATGATCTTTCTTGATCAGGTGCCAGGCACCCATCGTTTGCGTACGGTGTCAGCGGTGGGTGAAGCCTTTCCGCTCTCCAGCACAGCCAACGGTCGCGCCTGTCTGAGCCTGATGGAAGAATACAAGGCCCAGCAGCTGGTTCAGAATGAATGGGACCGCTGGGGTGTCAAAGGCGACATGGATGCCGTACTGGCGGATCTGCGAAAAATCAGGGCCGTTGGCATGGCATTTGACGAAGATCATCATACACCGGGCATTTCGGCGATCGGCTTTGCCTTCAAAGACTGGTTCGGCGATCTGCACGCCATTTCGGTTCCGGTTCCCTCGAGCCGCTATGCGGATAAAAAAGAAGAGATAGAAGAAGCCCTTAAAAAGACGGCAGCTCATGTCAAAAAGCGCATGACACGCCGCAGCAGCTAA
- a CDS encoding acetyl-CoA C-acetyltransferase, with amino-acid sequence MTNVVIASAARTAVGSFLGSFANVPAHELGAAVLKAVVERAGVDPSEVSETILGQVLSAGQGQNPARQAHLTAGFPIESAAWGINQVCGSGLRAVALAAQHVMLGDAKIVVAGGQESMSQAPHVAYIRQGQKMGDLKMIDTMIKDGLWEAFNGYHMGQTAENVADQWEITREMQDAMALRSQNNAEAAQKAGRFDDEIVPFTVKNRKGDITVDKDEFIRPGTTIENLQKLRPAFIKEGTVTAGNASGINDGAAVTLCMTAEDAEKRGIEPLARIVSYATAGLDPKIMGVGPVYASRLALEKAGWKAEDLDLVEANEAFAAQACAVNKEMGWDPEIVNVNGGAIAIGHPIGASGCRILNTLLFEMKRRDAKKGLATLCIGGGMGVALCLERP; translated from the coding sequence ATGACCAATGTCGTCATTGCGTCTGCAGCGCGCACCGCTGTGGGCAGTTTTCTAGGATCTTTTGCCAATGTTCCGGCCCATGAGCTGGGCGCTGCCGTACTGAAGGCCGTTGTCGAGCGCGCAGGTGTTGATCCCTCAGAAGTGTCTGAAACCATTCTGGGTCAAGTGCTCAGTGCAGGCCAGGGACAGAATCCTGCCCGTCAAGCCCATCTCACTGCTGGCTTTCCGATTGAAAGCGCCGCCTGGGGCATCAACCAGGTTTGTGGTTCCGGTTTGCGCGCCGTTGCCCTTGCAGCACAGCATGTGATGCTCGGCGACGCCAAGATCGTCGTTGCTGGCGGTCAGGAAAGCATGTCTCAGGCTCCTCATGTCGCCTATATCCGTCAGGGCCAGAAAATGGGTGACCTGAAGATGATCGACACCATGATCAAGGACGGTCTTTGGGAGGCATTCAACGGCTATCACATGGGCCAGACCGCCGAGAATGTGGCAGATCAGTGGGAAATTACCCGCGAGATGCAGGATGCAATGGCGCTGCGCTCGCAGAATAATGCGGAAGCCGCTCAGAAAGCCGGTCGCTTTGATGACGAGATCGTTCCTTTCACAGTCAAGAACCGCAAAGGCGACATCACTGTCGACAAGGATGAATTCATTCGCCCCGGCACCACCATCGAAAACCTGCAGAAATTGCGCCCTGCTTTCATCAAGGAAGGCACTGTTACCGCTGGCAACGCATCAGGCATCAATGATGGCGCCGCTGTCACCCTATGCATGACTGCAGAAGACGCCGAAAAACGAGGCATCGAGCCTCTGGCACGCATCGTCTCTTACGCAACTGCCGGACTTGATCCGAAGATCATGGGAGTAGGCCCGGTCTATGCTTCTCGTCTGGCTCTGGAAAAAGCGGGCTGGAAGGCAGAAGATCTGGATTTGGTGGAAGCCAACGAAGCCTTCGCAGCTCAGGCTTGCGCCGTAAACAAGGAAATGGGCTGGGATCCGGAAATCGTCAACGTCAATGGCGGCGCGATTGCCATCGGCCACCCAATTGGCGCATCCGGCTGCCGCATCCTCAACACCCTGCTGTTTGAAATGAAACGCCGCGACGCCAAAAAGGGCCTTGCAACTCTTTGCATTGGCGGCGGAATGGGCGTTGCCCTTTGCCTGGAGCGCCCGTAA
- a CDS encoding bifunctional enoyl-CoA hydratase/phosphate acetyltransferase, with protein MSDRFISENKTYDEIEIGDSASLTRLAREQDFLIFANVSGNLNHYHLATYAQEQEGLPETFAPGLWIGSLISAVMGNQIPGPGSVYKKQTLDFHEVCYAGDELLVEVKVIAKLPDNVIRFENRVTRTADNRLLVSGEADLYAPKTKMRFNALPAPELILDHHPHFEAIIERAQALDPVVTAVVAPEEERSLGGALLARKKGIIEPILFGSKERIQATAKELDQSLEGIEIIDEMDHARAASKAVDYIADGTAGALMKGHLHTDDLLRAALRKERGLRAGRRFTHVFVLDVPGLSHPLLVTDAAINIQPDLKTKADIVRNAIEVAISIGIKVPKAGVLSAVETVNPDIPSSMDAALLSKMAERGQITGGIVDGPLAMDNAIDLAAARTKGITSEVAGQADILVVPNLDAGNMLAKQLAYISHAEPAGLVLGAKVPIVLNSRSDGDLARLASCAIASLHHARIGKIS; from the coding sequence ATGTCCGATCGTTTCATATCCGAGAACAAGACCTACGACGAAATTGAAATAGGCGACAGCGCCAGCCTGACCCGCCTCGCTCGGGAACAGGATTTTCTGATATTTGCCAATGTCTCCGGCAATCTGAATCATTATCATCTCGCCACTTATGCCCAGGAACAGGAAGGGTTGCCGGAAACCTTTGCTCCCGGTCTCTGGATCGGCTCTCTGATCTCTGCGGTGATGGGCAACCAGATCCCGGGCCCCGGCTCGGTCTATAAAAAGCAGACACTGGATTTCCATGAGGTCTGCTACGCCGGAGATGAACTTCTTGTCGAGGTCAAGGTCATCGCAAAACTGCCAGACAATGTCATCCGCTTTGAAAACAGGGTAACGCGAACCGCCGACAACAGGCTTCTGGTCTCCGGCGAGGCCGATCTCTATGCGCCGAAAACGAAAATGCGTTTCAACGCCCTTCCAGCACCGGAATTGATCCTTGATCACCACCCCCATTTCGAAGCCATCATAGAACGGGCACAGGCGCTTGATCCCGTGGTAACGGCGGTTGTTGCCCCCGAAGAAGAGCGCTCTCTTGGTGGCGCCCTGCTTGCCCGTAAAAAGGGCATCATCGAACCGATCCTGTTTGGCAGCAAGGAGCGCATTCAAGCGACCGCCAAAGAGCTGGATCAGTCTCTTGAGGGCATCGAAATCATAGACGAAATGGACCATGCCCGCGCCGCCAGCAAGGCAGTCGATTACATTGCCGACGGCACCGCCGGTGCCCTGATGAAGGGACATCTGCATACCGACGACTTGTTGCGAGCTGCCTTGCGCAAGGAACGGGGTCTCAGAGCCGGCCGCCGCTTCACCCATGTCTTTGTGTTGGATGTCCCCGGCCTTTCCCACCCTTTGCTGGTCACAGACGCCGCCATCAACATCCAACCGGACTTGAAAACCAAGGCCGATATTGTCCGCAACGCCATAGAAGTGGCCATTTCCATCGGCATCAAAGTACCCAAGGCCGGGGTACTCTCTGCCGTTGAAACGGTCAATCCGGATATCCCTTCCTCGATGGATGCCGCCCTTCTTTCCAAGATGGCAGAAAGAGGCCAGATCACCGGTGGCATCGTTGATGGACCGCTGGCCATGGACAATGCCATCGATCTGGCTGCAGCGCGCACCAAGGGCATTACCTCCGAGGTTGCGGGACAAGCCGATATTCTCGTCGTTCCCAATCTTGATGCAGGCAATATGCTCGCCAAGCAGTTGGCCTATATTTCCCATGCGGAGCCCGCAGGGCTCGTTCTGGGCGCGAAGGTGCCCATCGTGCTCAATTCCCGCTCAGATGGCGATCTGGCCCGCCTGGCATCCTGTGCCATCGCATCCCTGCATCACGCCCGCATCGGCAAAATTTCATAA
- a CDS encoding 3-keto-5-aminohexanoate cleavage protein has product MARQKKTVITCAITGGIHTPTMSDALPYTPDDLATQAIAASEAGAAILHCHARKAENGFISIDPKDFSTYLPRIKQATDAVINISTGGSVLNTIDERIAPALAHSPEMCSMNMGSMNFSFHPLAKRYDEFKFDWEKDYIKNSDGYIFRNTFADIENAATQLAPHKIKFEHECYDVGHLYNLKFCMDIGLFKAPIFIQFIFGILGGIGSDVDNLIFMKRTADRLFGDDYRWSVLGAGNAQMSLGTTATQMGGNVRVGLEDSLFISRGKLAENNAQQVAKIRRIIEDLGCEVATPDEAREMLDLKGGDQVGF; this is encoded by the coding sequence ATGGCACGTCAAAAGAAAACTGTGATTACCTGCGCGATCACCGGCGGCATTCACACGCCAACCATGTCCGATGCTTTGCCGTATACGCCAGATGATCTGGCTACCCAAGCGATTGCAGCCTCCGAAGCTGGTGCCGCTATTCTGCATTGTCACGCTCGCAAGGCTGAAAATGGCTTTATCTCTATTGATCCAAAAGATTTTTCCACCTATCTGCCTCGCATCAAGCAGGCCACGGATGCTGTGATCAACATTTCCACTGGCGGCAGTGTCCTCAATACGATTGACGAACGCATCGCGCCTGCTCTGGCCCATTCGCCTGAAATGTGCTCGATGAATATGGGCTCAATGAACTTCTCTTTCCATCCGCTGGCCAAGCGTTACGACGAGTTCAAGTTCGACTGGGAAAAAGACTATATCAAGAATTCAGACGGCTATATCTTCCGCAATACCTTTGCCGATATTGAGAATGCGGCTACCCAGCTGGCGCCGCACAAGATCAAGTTCGAGCATGAATGCTATGACGTCGGTCATCTGTATAATCTGAAATTCTGCATGGATATCGGCCTGTTCAAAGCCCCGATCTTCATTCAGTTCATCTTCGGTATTCTTGGGGGGATTGGCTCTGATGTAGACAACCTGATCTTCATGAAGCGCACTGCTGATCGCCTGTTTGGCGATGATTATCGCTGGTCGGTGCTGGGGGCTGGCAATGCGCAGATGTCTCTTGGCACGACAGCAACCCAGATGGGGGGTAACGTTCGTGTCGGACTGGAAGACAGCCTGTTTATTTCCCGTGGCAAGCTGGCAGAAAACAACGCCCAGCAGGTCGCCAAGATCCGCCGCATCATCGAGGATCTGGGCTGCGAAGTGGCGACACCGGATGAAGCGCGCGAAATGCTGGATCTCAAAGGTGGCGATCAGGTCGGCTTCTAG
- a CDS encoding sodium:solute symporter family protein — protein MNWGIIVAVLAYEIILIFGLGLYFNMQMKRKEGEGSFILSNRDLPVAVVAVTMALTVLGTPHIFGIFEMSWFIGATSIWFGLAHAVLLVVTITTTALWARRTNVTSMPEFVALIFGEGPRLMVAAIMAGLIWGLLTLEGQGMGIVFATMTNLSIKEGAVVGGILGILYVVFAGMKEIGWVNLVNCIIMYVGLVVTMFYMTAGMPEGGWQTVADYYVNQDKAEMLSIFGTPDLLITFGLATVLSTTFCQSINQQLLQPAMAAKNEKTIRRTIWLAVPLNGLFCVFMAAIGLAAKANPEFFELGPKMAAPAMLVNILPGWLVAWLVASLLAAMLSTFAMSSMAPATIFANDVYKNFFNPDATEEQMRKVTRILIVVLGVAAFLVAGYLPAIVSAINWVFAWLTPVFWLVIIGLFWKRNSAAAMITMAVTWVVNSLWSFSSLPEMVGFAGMPNVYPSLIVGLILGVGLHAILPGKPGLFRGGRDIQGLATAEVATA, from the coding sequence GTGAACTGGGGAATCATTGTTGCCGTTTTGGCCTATGAGATCATATTGATCTTTGGCCTGGGTCTCTATTTTAATATGCAGATGAAGCGCAAGGAAGGTGAGGGGAGTTTCATCCTTTCCAACCGCGATTTGCCGGTCGCTGTCGTAGCTGTGACGATGGCTTTGACCGTGCTCGGGACGCCTCATATTTTTGGCATTTTCGAGATGAGTTGGTTCATCGGTGCCACCAGCATCTGGTTCGGTCTTGCTCATGCTGTGCTGCTTGTTGTGACTATCACGACAACGGCTCTTTGGGCACGCCGCACGAACGTGACGTCCATGCCTGAGTTTGTGGCTCTCATTTTTGGCGAAGGACCTCGCCTGATGGTTGCCGCGATCATGGCCGGGTTGATCTGGGGGTTGCTGACCCTTGAGGGGCAGGGCATGGGCATCGTCTTTGCCACCATGACCAACCTTTCCATCAAGGAAGGCGCTGTCGTCGGCGGTATTCTTGGTATTCTCTATGTTGTCTTTGCCGGTATGAAGGAAATCGGCTGGGTCAATCTGGTCAACTGCATCATCATGTATGTTGGTCTGGTCGTGACCATGTTCTATATGACTGCAGGCATGCCCGAGGGTGGGTGGCAGACCGTTGCCGACTATTATGTCAATCAGGACAAGGCCGAGATGCTGTCCATCTTCGGTACGCCTGATCTGCTCATCACCTTCGGTCTGGCAACTGTTCTGTCGACCACATTCTGTCAGTCGATCAACCAGCAGCTTCTGCAGCCCGCCATGGCCGCAAAGAATGAGAAAACCATTCGACGGACCATCTGGCTGGCAGTGCCTCTGAACGGTCTGTTCTGCGTCTTCATGGCAGCCATCGGTCTCGCGGCAAAGGCCAATCCGGAATTTTTCGAACTGGGTCCGAAGATGGCGGCTCCTGCCATGCTGGTGAATATTCTGCCGGGCTGGCTCGTCGCGTGGCTTGTCGCCTCGCTGCTGGCTGCAATGCTTTCGACCTTTGCAATGTCGTCGATGGCTCCTGCAACCATCTTTGCCAATGACGTCTACAAGAATTTCTTCAATCCGGATGCAACCGAAGAGCAGATGCGCAAAGTCACCCGTATCCTGATCGTGGTGCTGGGGGTTGCCGCTTTCCTTGTTGCCGGTTATCTGCCAGCGATCGTTTCGGCCATCAACTGGGTATTCGCCTGGCTGACGCCTGTATTCTGGCTGGTCATTATCGGGCTGTTCTGGAAACGGAATTCTGCTGCTGCGATGATTACCATGGCTGTCACCTGGGTTGTGAACTCCTTGTGGAGCTTCTCTTCGCTGCCCGAGATGGTCGGTTTTGCAGGCATGCCCAATGTCTATCCAAGCCTGATCGTCGGCCTCATTCTCGGTGTTGGTCTGCATGCAATTCTGCCAGGGAAACCGGGTCTGTTTCGCGGTGGTCGGGATATTCAGGGCTTGGCCACGGCTGAAGTCGCAACCGCTTAA
- a CDS encoding 3-hydroxyacyl-CoA dehydrogenase NAD-binding domain-containing protein produces MMSSNIRTIAVIGAGLMGHGIALTMARAGYDVTITDPVAEARASVIERIRQSMKAMGVAEVEIDAAAARVSVAETMAEAVGNADAVFEAAPEKLPLKQSIFAEVEANAPEHCILASNTSVIPITDIMQNLKLKGRALGTHWWNPPHMIPLVEVIKTEWTEHANAQAMMDILQNARKTPVLVERDVPGFIGNRLQHALWREAISLVEKGICDAEGVDTVIKSCFGRRLSVLGPLENADLVGTDLTLDIHNTVLADLEDRKGPSPYLEKLVADGKLGMKSGEGFRKWTPEEADAVRNRVATHLRKLEGILEE; encoded by the coding sequence ATGATGAGCAGCAATATCCGTACTATCGCCGTTATTGGTGCCGGACTGATGGGGCATGGCATTGCCCTTACCATGGCGCGTGCAGGTTATGATGTGACGATCACGGATCCGGTGGCTGAAGCACGTGCTTCAGTCATCGAACGGATCAGACAGAGCATGAAGGCCATGGGCGTTGCCGAGGTCGAAATCGATGCGGCTGCAGCGCGTGTATCTGTTGCAGAAACCATGGCCGAGGCCGTGGGCAATGCCGATGCCGTGTTTGAAGCGGCGCCGGAAAAACTCCCCCTCAAGCAATCAATCTTTGCCGAGGTGGAAGCCAATGCGCCGGAGCATTGCATTCTGGCATCAAACACGTCTGTCATTCCCATCACCGATATCATGCAAAATCTCAAGCTGAAGGGACGTGCGCTGGGCACCCACTGGTGGAATCCGCCACACATGATCCCTTTGGTCGAGGTGATCAAGACCGAATGGACCGAGCATGCGAATGCTCAGGCCATGATGGATATCTTGCAAAATGCCAGAAAGACGCCGGTTCTTGTCGAAAGAGACGTGCCGGGCTTTATTGGCAACCGGTTGCAGCATGCGCTTTGGCGCGAGGCGATCAGCCTTGTGGAGAAGGGCATTTGCGATGCGGAAGGCGTGGATACGGTCATCAAATCCTGTTTCGGGCGCCGCCTTTCAGTGTTGGGACCACTGGAGAATGCCGATCTGGTCGGCACCGATCTGACGCTTGATATTCACAACACGGTTCTGGCCGATCTGGAGGATCGCAAAGGGCCGTCGCCTTATCTCGAAAAGCTCGTAGCCGATGGTAAGTTGGGTATGAAATCGGGAGAGGGATTCCGCAAGTGGACGCCTGAGGAAGCGGACGCTGTACGCAATCGGGTTGCGACCCATCTACGCAAACTGGAAGGAATTTTGGAGGAATAA
- a CDS encoding SDR family oxidoreductase, with the protein MNVMANPLSMFDVKDNVALITGASGAFGMVAARILAGAGCKLVLVAGNQSALDEISKECSDMGADVTCINSRPTTEEVCNDLVAKAVDAYGRLDILVVASGMNKVAPITEMEPATFEAVMDANVNQSWLLSRAAAEQMKKQGDGGKIVLMSSARGLLGHPAGYSAYCASKSAVDGIVKALGCELGKDGITVNAIAPTVFRSPLTAWMFEDNDNANAVRAGFLSRVPIGRLGEPEDLAGPLLFLSSKACDFYTGHILYADGGYTAG; encoded by the coding sequence ATGAATGTAATGGCTAATCCCCTTTCCATGTTTGATGTGAAAGACAATGTGGCTTTGATTACCGGCGCTTCCGGTGCCTTTGGCATGGTGGCTGCGCGTATTTTGGCCGGCGCTGGCTGCAAGCTGGTTCTGGTTGCTGGCAACCAGTCTGCTCTGGATGAGATTTCCAAGGAATGCTCCGATATGGGGGCCGATGTTACCTGCATAAATTCGCGCCCGACAACGGAAGAGGTCTGCAACGATCTGGTGGCAAAAGCGGTGGACGCCTATGGCCGTCTGGACATTCTTGTTGTGGCGTCCGGCATGAACAAGGTTGCTCCGATTACCGAAATGGAGCCAGCCACCTTTGAAGCGGTGATGGATGCCAACGTCAACCAGAGCTGGCTGCTCTCGCGTGCAGCTGCTGAACAGATGAAGAAACAGGGCGACGGTGGCAAGATCGTGCTGATGTCTTCAGCCCGTGGTCTTCTTGGTCATCCGGCTGGCTATTCTGCCTATTGCGCTTCCAAATCTGCGGTTGATGGCATCGTCAAGGCGCTTGGCTGTGAACTTGGCAAGGATGGTATCACCGTCAATGCGATTGCGCCGACCGTATTCCGCTCTCCGCTGACCGCATGGATGTTTGAAGACAACGACAATGCCAATGCCGTGCGCGCTGGCTTCCTGTCTCGTGTGCCAATAGGGCGTCTGGGAGAACCGGAAGATCTGGCCGGTCCCTTGCTGTTTCTGTCCTCGAAGGCCTGCGACTTCTACACCGGTCACATCTTGTATGCTGACGGCGGCTACACGGCGGGCTAA
- a CDS encoding cupin domain-containing protein, producing the protein MHLKRFADASAYEAPNHFGCYGLRLQGFEENGPKNQWIGFSQFFPGGGAGPDSTPFEKVYIMIEGEMTLVIDGEETVLKPFDSCVIQPGEVRVLENRTNMTAKLMVVIPYPPEA; encoded by the coding sequence ATGCATCTAAAACGTTTTGCAGATGCTTCTGCCTATGAAGCGCCCAACCATTTCGGTTGTTATGGTTTGCGACTTCAGGGCTTTGAGGAAAACGGTCCCAAAAATCAATGGATTGGCTTTAGCCAGTTTTTCCCAGGTGGTGGCGCCGGGCCTGACTCTACGCCGTTTGAGAAAGTCTACATCATGATTGAAGGGGAAATGACCCTTGTCATCGATGGAGAGGAGACAGTCCTCAAACCTTTCGACTCGTGCGTCATTCAGCCCGGTGAGGTTCGGGTACTCGAGAACCGTACCAACATGACCGCAAAGTTGATGGTCGTCATTCCTTATCCTCCGGAGGCTTGA
- a CDS encoding 3-oxoacid CoA-transferase subunit B yields MNAKEIIARRVAMEVKDGMLVNLGIGLPSMVTNYLPEDVEVMFQAENGVVGLGGSAMPGFENKDLTDAGGGLVTAVPGAASIDSAVSFGLIRGGHLDMTVLGGLQVDERGYLANWMVPGKMVPGMGGAMDLVAGAKQVIVSMVHTAKGSPKIVPECTLPLTAVRRVSLIVTEMAVIEPTDEGLVLRELGPDATVEQVVEATTARLIIPETVPHMAL; encoded by the coding sequence ATGAACGCCAAAGAGATCATTGCCCGCCGTGTGGCTATGGAAGTGAAAGACGGTATGCTTGTCAATCTGGGTATCGGATTGCCCAGTATGGTTACCAACTATCTGCCCGAAGATGTTGAAGTGATGTTTCAGGCCGAGAATGGTGTCGTCGGTCTTGGTGGCAGCGCGATGCCGGGCTTTGAAAACAAGGATCTGACGGATGCTGGCGGTGGATTGGTGACGGCTGTGCCGGGTGCTGCGTCCATTGATTCTGCTGTTTCCTTTGGTCTCATCCGGGGTGGTCATCTGGACATGACTGTGTTGGGTGGTCTGCAGGTTGATGAGCGCGGCTATCTGGCCAACTGGATGGTGCCGGGCAAGATGGTACCGGGTATGGGCGGCGCAATGGATCTGGTGGCTGGGGCGAAACAGGTTATCGTTTCCATGGTGCACACCGCCAAGGGAAGCCCCAAGATTGTGCCGGAATGCACATTGCCTCTGACCGCTGTACGCCGCGTTTCATTGATCGTTACCGAGATGGCGGTTATCGAGCCGACCGATGAAGGACTGGTTCTGCGCGAACTTGGTCCGGATGCAACGGTTGAGCAGGTCGTCGAGGCCACGACAGCGAGATTGATTATACCGGAAACGGTCCCTCATATGGCCCTGTAA
- a CDS encoding 3-oxoacid CoA-transferase subunit A — translation MKTATKLEDAAALIPEGAVLLIGGFMAVGTPERMIDALVERGVGGFTIVANDTALVGKGIGKLITAGLVKKVIASHIGLNAETQQKMIAGEIEVELTPQGTLIERIRAGGVGLGGVLTQTGLGTPVEEGKQIVEVKGEKYLLEEPIRGDFALVKAKQADYMGNLDYALTAHNFNPIIAMAAETVIAEAETIVPIGGIQPDAVKTPGILVDHILEVEL, via the coding sequence ATGAAGACAGCAACAAAATTGGAAGACGCTGCTGCGCTGATCCCCGAGGGAGCGGTTTTGCTCATCGGTGGATTCATGGCGGTTGGAACGCCCGAGCGCATGATCGATGCATTGGTTGAGCGGGGGGTAGGCGGCTTTACCATTGTGGCGAATGATACGGCGTTAGTGGGAAAAGGCATCGGCAAATTGATTACTGCTGGTCTGGTCAAGAAGGTGATTGCCAGTCACATCGGCCTTAATGCAGAAACCCAGCAGAAGATGATTGCTGGGGAAATAGAGGTGGAACTCACGCCTCAGGGGACGCTGATCGAGCGCATTCGCGCCGGTGGTGTTGGCCTGGGCGGCGTTCTGACCCAGACCGGTCTGGGCACGCCCGTGGAAGAAGGCAAGCAGATTGTTGAAGTAAAGGGCGAGAAATATCTATTGGAGGAGCCGATCCGGGGCGACTTCGCGCTAGTCAAGGCCAAACAGGCCGACTATATGGGCAATCTTGATTACGCTCTGACGGCGCACAATTTCAATCCGATTATCGCTATGGCTGCAGAAACGGTCATCGCCGAAGCCGAGACGATTGTGCCGATCGGTGGCATTCAGCCTGATGCCGTGAAAACACCCGGTATCCTGGTCGATCACATTCTGGAAGTGGAGCTTTGA
- a CDS encoding CYTH domain-containing protein has product MNKAVAEEAPTAVEIERKFLVAELPDLAGLEAVDVAQGYLTHSDDSVEIRLRKKVAGGTANYFMTLKSDGALKRKEIEVTVSAEQFESFWPATMGRQVEKTRYVGALEDGLHYELDVFHGGLKGLLLVEVEFSSVEAANGFMAPDWFGADVTSNKGYKNKALAVKGMPLS; this is encoded by the coding sequence ATGAACAAGGCTGTCGCTGAAGAGGCCCCCACGGCTGTGGAGATCGAGCGTAAGTTTCTGGTGGCCGAGCTGCCCGATCTGGCTGGTCTTGAGGCTGTGGATGTTGCGCAAGGGTATCTGACGCATTCAGACGATTCCGTTGAAATCAGGCTGCGCAAGAAGGTTGCCGGTGGAACTGCGAACTATTTCATGACGTTGAAATCTGACGGAGCCCTAAAGCGCAAGGAGATCGAAGTTACCGTAAGTGCGGAGCAGTTTGAAAGCTTCTGGCCGGCAACGATGGGGCGTCAGGTCGAGAAAACGCGCTATGTTGGCGCGCTGGAGGATGGCCTTCACTATGAGCTGGATGTCTTCCATGGTGGCCTGAAAGGGCTTCTGCTGGTGGAAGTGGAATTTTCGTCCGTTGAGGCTGCCAATGGGTTTATGGCTCCGGACTGGTTTGGCGCAGATGTGACCAGCAACAAGGGATACAAGAACAAGGCGCTGGCTGTGAAGGGGATGCCGCTGTCTTAA
- a CDS encoding AAA family ATPase codes for MKIIACYSNKGGVGKTATSVNLAYALADAGKKVLLCDLDPQGASSFYFRVKPSKKLTDERFFKDVERFTKSIRGSNYDNLDILPANMTFRNFDVFLARMRNSRSRLKKALKTVKKDYDVILLDCPPNISTLSESVFKASDVILVPVIPTTLSQRTFEQLVDFFQVNKIPLKKLSAFFSMVQSVKSLHGDLMDELSGQYKKQFLSAQVPFASDIERMGIHRAPVLASAPKSSASKAYKALYRDVKKKVDL; via the coding sequence ATGAAGATCATTGCCTGCTATTCAAACAAGGGCGGGGTTGGCAAAACGGCAACATCGGTCAATCTGGCTTATGCTTTGGCTGATGCAGGCAAGAAGGTGCTGCTTTGTGATCTGGACCCTCAGGGGGCCTCGAGCTTTTATTTTCGCGTCAAACCTTCCAAGAAGCTGACGGACGAACGCTTTTTCAAGGATGTGGAACGGTTCACCAAGTCCATTCGGGGCAGCAACTACGACAATCTCGATATTTTGCCAGCGAATATGACCTTTCGGAATTTCGATGTGTTTTTGGCACGCATGAGAAACAGCCGGTCGCGATTGAAGAAGGCGCTAAAGACGGTCAAAAAAGACTATGACGTCATTCTGCTCGATTGCCCGCCCAATATCTCGACGCTTTCAGAAAGCGTGTTCAAGGCTTCCGATGTCATTCTGGTGCCGGTCATTCCTACGACCTTGTCTCAAAGGACCTTTGAGCAGCTGGTCGACTTCTTCCAGGTCAACAAGATTCCGCTCAAGAAGCTCTCTGCCTTCTTTTCCATGGTGCAGTCAGTCAAATCGCTGCACGGAGATCTGATGGACGAATTGTCCGGTCAGTATAAGAAGCAGTTTCTCTCGGCTCAGGTGCCCTTTGCTTCGGATATCGAGCGCATGGGTATTCATCGGGCTCCAGTTCTGGCGAGCGCGCCCAAGAGTTCTGCGTCCAAGGCCTATAAGGCTCTCTATCGCGATGTGAAAAAGAAGGTGGATTTGTAA